CGAAGCCGCGTAGTAGGTGGCTCGAGCTGGACGCCATTCTGATGCGTCTGAAGagacggaggaagaagaaggtgatgagGTTGACGAAGAGTAATGAGAAATCGCCGGCGGGGTTAGTGCAAGGAAGAGTAAAGCTAGAAGTAACCGTCGCATCTCTCCGgcgagagtgagagagagagagatttgatttttttggtttctctttttgtttactaAAACAACTCTTTAGtgggaaaacaaaacatattgcTTTTACCGGTTTTGTCGGTTTGTTTGAAATGACTATAATACCCTCCAACTTAGCGGCTTAACCACAAATCAAAATCCATATACATACCACTTAAACGGTTAAACCATACATGCccataattttatcaaatttattcGAAAcacaagtctttttttttttttttgttcattaattACTACAAGCGGCTTTGATAATGGCTTCGAAATGCTGCTTCTCATAGATGATGAAATGTCCACCATCAGGGACCTCATGGAGTTTTATCCATGGCAGTTTATCGCATATATAGACTAAAACATCTCGCAAAATTTGTTTGTCTTCGAGTGCACACCACATATGAAACGACCCTTTGTTGTTACTGTCCGAAAACGGGTTGCTCAATTCCGTTGGATCGAATTCCCATTTCCCGTAAGCCGCGATGATGTCTCGTTGTGTGCTCACAAATTCACCTTGCCGTATTGCAGATTCCTATAACGAATAGCATTTCATGCATGAgcatgagtgttttttttttttttgtcaataaggTTCATTACATATGCGTACCTTATAGGAATGTGTTTTATGTATTTCTGCGAGTTCTAAATCTCGCTTGGTCATAGTGTCTTTGGGATTCCGACTATTTGGGAACCATTTCTGAGTCATCCACCAATATAACAACCATGGACAGTAGTGTGCGACTCCAAGTGTCAACTGAAATCCAGTTGGCAATTTCTTCATCGCGGCATTCAATAAGTTTCGAGGCACACggctccaccaaaaattcacTAACGGAACCACCAACGTTGCTCCACTTAGCCTATTATAAACAACATTCACATATAAGTCAACACAAACACCACAATCATTATAATCTTTAGATAACCTGACTTTTGGTAAATGGTAAGTTACAGATGGGGAtgaaacaacaagaagaaaagagtcgtgtatttgagaaaatattatccCAACTATTAGCACCaagtgttttttcttatttaaattttaatgtttgtAATCTATCGCCTGAAAATTTTCAAaccgaaaatcttaaaagaaatggataaaagatgtaaatatataaacataagcGCTAGTCTTGATAGATGATGACAAGTGACAATCCAAAATATTGATtattgtttctaatttttttatcattatatttttcttaagagATATCCCATATTTATATAGGAGTATTATTTACCTATGAGGAATGTATTTTTCTAcgaaccaaaaaattaaaagaacttctttaaagaaaactaaagaagaaagaaactcagATAACTGTCTAGAGAGAAATGGAGAGAAAGACCAACCTAATGATATCATATACGAGATGATTAGCTAATCCcatccatatatattaatagaaaaatactctcacaaaaaaaagttgaggtGTCGCGCTCACATCGCTTCTGTGTCTTTTAAATTAATACACTtacatttcattattatttacataaatatggtatcccctatatattaatagagaatcaCTCTCACAAAAAAAGGCTGATGTGTCACG
The Camelina sativa cultivar DH55 chromosome 15, Cs, whole genome shotgun sequence DNA segment above includes these coding regions:
- the LOC104747975 gene encoding uncharacterized protein LOC104747975, whose protein sequence is MISLGWSFSPFLSRQLSEFLSSLVFFKEVLLIFWFVEKYIPHRLSGATLVVPLVNFWWSRVPRNLLNAAMKKLPTGFQLTLGVAHYCPWLLYWWMTQKWFPNSRNPKDTMTKRDLELAEIHKTHSYKESAIRQGEFVSTQRDIIAAYGKWEFDPTELSNPFSDSNNKGSFHMWCALEDKQILRDVLVYICDKLPWIKLHEVPDGGHFIIYEKQHFEAIIKAACSN